GGTCGCGGGGCCCCACGACATGCTCGCCAACGCGCTCGACGACGCCGCCGACCTGGTGCCCGACGACCTGCTGCGGATCGTCGACACGCCGGCGACCGTGTGGTGGCCCGACCCCGAGCCGCAGGCCGCGGCGGACACGATGACCATCTACCGGGAGTTCCTGCGATGAGCGAGACCACCGTCGAGCCCGCCGGCGAGATGACCGCCGACGAGGTCCGCGCCTACGGCGAGAGCCTGGGCGTGCACGCCAACTGGGGTCGCTGGGGCGCGGACGACGAGCGCGGCACCCTCAACCTGGTGACGTCCGACAACGTGCGCCGGGCCACGGCCGCGGCCCGCACCGGCCGGGCGGTCTCGCTCGGGATGCCGCTGGACGTCGCGGCGCCGCCGTACTACCCGCAGGGGCTCGACGCCGCCGTGCGCCACGAGATGGTCACCGCGTGGGGGTCCAACGCCGGCGGCCCGGTGCAGGCCGCCAGCGACCAGCTGCACGTGCAGTGCCACGGGCTCGACAACACCCACATGGACGCGCTGTGCCACATCGGGCTCGGCGGCATCGGCTGGAACGGTCGGCCCTTCCGCTCGATGGTCTCGATGGCCGGCGCGTCGAGCTGCGACATGCTCGGCGCCGGCCCCGTCGTCACCCGCGGCGTGCTGGTCGACGTCCCGCGACTGCGGGGCATCGACCACCTTCCCGGGGGCGACCCGGTCACCGCCGAGGACCTGCGGGCCGCGGCCCCCGACGTACGCCCCGGTGACGCGCTGCTGATCCGCACCGGGCGCGCCCGGGCGGTCGCAGGCTCCGTCAACGCGGCGGCGGCCGAGGGGCGCACCGCGGAGCAGAAGTACGGCCCGATCGCCGGGCTGCACCACAGCGCGATGAGCATCGTGGCCGACCTCGATTGCGGGCTACTCGGCACCGACGGCTCCGGCGACACCTTCCCCGGCGTCGACGAGCACCGCCTCCCGATCCACGTGCTCAGCCTGGTCCACCTCGGGCTGCACCTGCTCCACAACCTCGCCCTGGAGGAGCTCGCCGACGCCCTCGCGGAGCGTGGGGGCCACGACTTCCTGATCGCGGCCACGCCCCTGCCGCTCCCGGGCGGCACCGGCAGTCCGATCGCCCCCGTGGCGGTGCTGTGATGACCGGCGAGCAGCGCGGTCGCGACGACTACGACGTCGTCTGCGTCGGCGGGGGACTGGGCGGCCTGGCCGCCGCCCTGCGTGCCCACGACCTGGGTGCCCGCGTGCTGGTGCTCGAGCGGTCGACCATGGTCGGCGGTGTCGCCGCCTACAGCGGCGGCTTCTGCTGGGTCGGGGCCAACCACCTCGACGACGCCGGCGACACCCTCGAGGCGACCGAGCGCTACCTCGACCACGTGCAGGGCGCCGACCGGCCGGTCGACCGTGAGCGCCGACGGACCTACCTCGAGTCCGCCGTCGAGGCCACCCGGTGGTTCAGCGAGGCCGGCGTCCCCTTCTCCCTCATCCGCGGCGCGGCCGACCTCTACGAGCCGGGACCGGGCTCGACCAGCCAGGGTCGGCTCGTCGAGTGCGTGGTCCCGGGCGCCGAGCTGGGCGCGTGGCGCGAGCACCTGCGCCCCAGCGTCTACTACCGCACCGGTGTCTCCCGCGACGAGATCTACCACGTGCTGGCCGGTGACGTGGACGCCAAGCTGGCGCTGCTGGCCGAGCGGGAGCACGACGACCTGCTCACCCACGGCGTGGGGCTCGCGGCCGGCTTCGTCCGCGAGGTCCTCGTACGGCGCGGCGTCGAGTGCCGCCTGGAGCACCGGGTCACCGAGCTGGTGCGCGAGGACGGCCGGGTCACCGGCGTGGTCGCCGAGGGGCCGGACGGCCCCGTGCGCATCCGCGCCCGCCGGGGCGTCGTGCTCGCCGTGGGGGGCTACGGCAACGCGCCGGACGCCGCCGAGCTCGAGGACGTGCCGGAGCTGATCGAGGCGGCCCCGCCCGTCGTCGCGGGCGACGGACTCACCCTCGGGCAGGACGTCGGCGCCGCCGTCGTCCGAGGTGCCGACCCGTTCGTGGTGCTGGGCGCGCGCTTCGAGGAGCGGACCCACCCGGGCAGCGACGAGCCGCTCTACTCCCAGCTGCTGGAGAACCTCGGCTTCCCGCACTCGATGATCGTCAACCGCGACGGCCACCGGTTCGGCGACGAGAGCTACTACGGCGCCCTGATCCGAGGGCTGCGGACCTACGACTCGCGACGCAAGCAGTGGGCCAACTTCCCGTGCTGGCTGGTCCTCGACGACACCTTCCGCCGGCAGTACCCGCTGGGGCCCTACCCGCCGGGGGCCGACTATCCCGACGAGGTGCTGAGGTTCGAGACCCTCGAGCAGCTCGCCGAGGGGATCGGGGTCGACGCCGCCGGGCTGGCCGGGACGGTGGCGACCTACAACGTGGCGGCCCGGACCGGTGAGGACCTCGAGTTCGCCCGTGGCTCGCTGCCGTTCGCGCGTCAGGCCTACGGCGACCCGCGCTACCCCAACCCCAACCTCGGGGCGGTCGAGACCGCACCGTTCTACGCGCTGCCCCTGCACGTCCTCGGCGTGGGCCTGTCGTCGCTGGGCCTGGCGATCGACTCCTCGGCGCGCGTGCTGCGCCGGGACGGCACCCCCGTCGCCGGGCTCTACGCCACCGGCAACGCGGCCGCGACGCGCGAGCTCAAGGGCTACGTCACCGGGTTGGCCAACACCCGCAACTACACCTACGCCTGGCGCGCCGCCACCGACATGCTCGCGGGTCCCTGAGCTCCCCACCCCCTCGTCGGGTCGCCGTACTTGGTTGACCCGGGCAACTTCACGACCTAACCTCATATCGAATAGCGAACTCGGATTCGCATTACGGAACAGGTGATACGCATGGCACGACTCTCCCTCCCCGAGCTCCTCGCGCAGGACGGCGTCATCCACGCCCCCGGCGTCTGGGACGGGCTCTCCGCCCGCCTGGCCGACCAGGCCGGCTTCTCGGCGGTGTGCGCCTCCGGCTTCGCGATCGCCGCGGGCCTCGGCATGCCGGACGCCGAGGTCTTCACGGCCACCGAGGGCGTCAACGCGGTGCGGATGATCCACGAGGCCACGGACCTGCCGATCATCGCCGACATCGACACCGGCTACGGCAACGCGATCAACGCCGGGCGCACCGCCGCCTCGATGCGTCGCGCCGGCGTCTCGGCGGTCTTCATGGAGGACCAGGTCTCGCCCAAGCGCTGCCCCATCTGCGTGGGCGACCCGGTCGAGCTCACGCCGCTGGTCGAGGCCGCCGGCAAGGTGCGCGCCGCCAAGGACGGCCTGGGCAGCGACGCGCTGCTGATCGCGCGCACCGACGCCGTGGGCGACGAGGCGCTCAAGCGCGCCGAGGCCTACGTCGCCGCGGGCGCCGACCTGATCATGCCGGTCTCCAAGACCTTCTCGTCCCTGGAGGAGTGGCAGCGCTGCCACGAGCTCACCGGGGTGCCCCTGGTCGCGTCGCTGACCGCCTGGACCTGGGTCGAGCGCGAGTTCACCAACGAGGCCATGGAGCAGGCCGGCATCAAGGTCGCCATGGTCGCGACGCACGGCATCCTCGCGGCCGCCACCGCCATCCGCGACTCCTTCACCCGGCTGGCCGCCGGTGAGCCGCTCCCGGACGTGTCGGGCCGCTACATGGAGCACGAGGACTTCGTGCAGATGATCGGCTTCCCCGAGATGGAGGAGCGTCAGCGCACCTACCTCCCCGCGGCAGAGGAGATCTGATCATGGGATCGACCATCACCGAGAAGATCCTGGCCCGCGCCGGTGGTCTCGACAGCGTGGTCCCGGCGCAGAACGCGCCGTTCCGACCCGACTACATGATCGCCTACGACTACCCCGGCTACACCGACGTCATGTTCCGCCAGATGAAGGAGGACTTCGGCATCGAGCGGGTCAAGGACCCCGAGCGCTACGTCCTGTTCATCGACCACATGACGACGCGCGCCAACGAGCGCGAGCTGCAGATGCACAACGTCACCCGTGACTGGGGCCGCCTCAACGGCGTCGAGGTCCACGAGGGCGTCGGCATCGGGCACCAGGTGGCCGCGGAGCTGGGCTACGCCGCCCCCGGCAACTTCCTGGTCCACTTCGACGGTCACGTCAGCGGCCTGGGCGCCTTCGGTGCGCTGGGCTGGGGCGTGCGCAAGGACCTCCTCGAGGCCTGGGTCACCGGAGCGGTCTACCTCGACGTGCCCGCGAGCACCCGCTTCCACCTCGAGGGCTCCTTCTCCGAGGGCGTGGACAACCGCGACCTCCTGCACCACATCATCGCGACGTACGGCGCCGACGCGTGCGCCCACCAGGTCATGGAGTACGCCGGCCCGGGCGCCGAGGCGATGTCGATCGACCGCCGCCAGGGCCTGTGCGCGATGGCGATGTTCACCGGCGCCGTGTCGGCGATCTTCAACCCCGACGAGCTGTCGCTGGAGTACTCGCGCCGCGTGGCCCGCGACGAGTTCGAACCGGTCTACAGCGACCCGGACGCGACGTACACCGCCACCCACGACGTCGACCTCTCCGCCCTGTCGCCCCAGGTCGTGCTGCCGGGCTCGGCCAAGTCGGGCAACACCAGGCCGATCGAGGACCTGGTCGGCACCCGCCTGCAGCACGCCTACATCGGCTCGTGCGCCAGCGGCCGGATCGAGGAGATCAGGGCCGCGGCCGAGATCCTCCAGGGCAAGAAGGTGGCCGAGGGCGTGCGCTTCAACGTCGTCCCGACGTCGAAGAAGATCTACGACCAGGCCGAGGCCGAGGGTCTGCTCGACATCCTCACCGAGGCCGGAGCCCAGGTGGCGCAGGCCTCCTGCGACTTCTGCGTGGGCTACGCCTCGCCGCTGGAGCCGGGCGACAACGCCATCTCGACGGGCGTGCTCAACATCAGCGGGCGCATGGGCAGCACCGATGCCAGCATCTACATGGGCTCGGCCTACACCGTCGCCGCCTCCGCGCTGACCGGCGTCATCACCGACCCGCGGGAGGTCATGTCGTGAAGGTGCAGGACGTCTTCGAGGGCCGCGTGGCCTGGAAGTTCGGCGACGACTTCGACATCGACCTGGTCATCGGGGTCACCAACATCAAGTACTACGACCCCGACAAGCTGCGCTCGGTGCTGATGCAGGCCTACGACCCGGCCTTCGTCGACGACGTGCGTCCCGGCGACGTCATCGTCGGCGGGCGCAACTTCGGCTACGGCCACCCGCACTACCCGGCCATGATCGCGATGCGCAACGCCGGCGTCGTCGCCGTCGTCGCCGAGTCCTACGCGCCGGGGTTCTGGCGCGGCGAGCTCTACCAGGGGATGCCGCTGGTGACCGTGCCCGGCATCTCCGAGGCCGTCGAGCGCTGGGACGACGTCGCCGTCGACTGGAAGAACGCCACCGTGCGCGTCGGCCGCACCGGGCAGGTCCTGCAGGGCACCCCGCCCAGCCCGCACGCCATCGACGTCATCGAGGCCGGCGGCGGGCTCAACCTGCTGCGCGCGCAGTACGGCACTGGGAGCAGCACGGTCCCACCGGCGGCCGCGGCCGTTCCCCACCCCACCAGCGAAAGGGTCACCTGATGGTCACCGAGCTCGACAAGGTCGTCTACACCGCCACCGCCAGCGCCACCGGAGGACGAGCCGGGCACGCCCGTAGCGACGACGGGCACCTCGACCTCGACCTGCGGGTGCCCGAGGCCATGGGCGGCCCGGGTGGGGCGACGAACCCCGAGCAGCTCTTCGCCGCCGGCTACGCCGCGTGCTTCCAGGGGGCCCTGGGCGTCGCGGGTCGCCGCCAGGGCGTCGACACCTCCGGATCCCTGGTCACCGCCTCGGTCAGCATCGGCCCCGTCGGCGAGGCGTTCGGCCTGGCCGTGAGCCTCGACATCGAGATCCCCGGCGTGGACGAGGAGACCTGCCAGGCGCTGGCCGACGCGGCCCACGAGGTCTGCCCCTACTCCAACGCGACCCGGGGCAACATCGTGGTCGACGTCCGGGCGCGGGTCGTGAGCTGACGGCATGACGACGTACGCCGACCGACCGTGGCGCGCCCTCTACCGCGAGGGGCAGCCGGTCGAGGTGGAGCCGGAGTTCCCCCACCTGCTGGCGATGTGGGCCGACGCGGTGCGGCGGGCGCCCGACCAGGACGCCATCCGCTACTTCGACGCCACGCTGAGCGTCGCCGAGCTCGACGCGGCCTCGGACGCGCTGGCCGCGGCGCTGCAGGAGCGCGGCTTCACCACCGGCGACCGGTTGGCGATCTACAGCCAGAACGACCCGGCGTTCGTCATCGCGATGCTCGCGACCTGGAAGGCCGGCGGCGTCGCGGTCTCCGTCAACCCGATGTACAAGGAGCGCGAGCTCGCGCACGTGCTGGCCGACTCCGGCGCGCGGGCCCTGGTCTGCCTCGACGAGGTGCACCCGGTGGCGGTGGCGGCCCTCGCGGCCGGCAGCGGGGTGGACGTCGTCATCACGTTCTCCGGCCGTGACTTCCAGACCCGTGACGACGAGCGGGTGCTCGATCCCGTCGGGGTGCCGCCCGCGGACGGGGCGGAGAACCTCCTCGGCCTGCTCGCGCGGTACGCCGGGCAGCGGCCCGGGCCCGTGGCGCCGCCCGGACCCGACAGCGAGGCGTTCCTCGTCTACACCTCGGGCACGACCGGCGACCCCAAGGGCGCCCGGCTGACCCACGCCAACTTCGTCGTCAACGCCCGCAACTACCGCGAGTGGATGCAGCTCGGGCCGGACGACGCCATCCTGGCCACCGCCCCGCTGTTCCACATCACCGGTCTCGTCGGGCACGGCGTGCTCTCGCTGCTGCTGCCGGCACCGCTGGTCCTGGGCCACCGGTTCCACCCGGGGGTGATGGTGGACGCGATCCGCGAGCACCGTCCGGTCTTCACCGTCGGGGCGATCACGGCGTTCTCCGCGCTGGCCGCCGTGCCGGGGGTCGGACCCGACGACTTCGCGTCGCTCACCAAGATCTACTCCGGGGGTGCGCCGGTCGCGCCGGCCGTGGCGGACCGGCTCGAGACGGTGCTGGGCGGCTACGTGCACAACGCCTACGGCCTGACCGAGACGTCGTCGATCACCCACATCGTGCCGCCGGGGCGGCGCGCTCCGGTCGATCCGGTCTCGGGGGCGCTGTCGATCGGCGTCCCGATCGCGTCGGTGCGCTCACGCATCGTGGACGACGCGGGCGCCGACGTGGCGGTCGGCGAGCTGGGCGAGCTGCTCATCGCCGGTCCCCAGGTCGCGCACGGCTACTGGAACCGGCCGGACGTCTCGGCCGAGGCGTTCCCCGGCGGCGAGCTGCGCACCGGCGACGTCTGCTTCATGGACGACGAGGGCTGGTTCTACCTCGTCGACCGCAAGAAGGACATGATCATCGCCTCCGGATACAAGGTCTGGCCGCGCGAGGTCGAGGACGTCCTGTGCAGCCACGAGGCCGTGCACGAGGCCGCCGTCGTGGGCGTCCCCGACGACTACCGGGGGGAGACGGTCACGGCGTTCGTGTCGCTGGTCGAGGGGGCGAGCCTCGCCGAGACCGAGCTCATCGACTTCTGTCGCGACCGGATGGCGGCCTACAAGTACCCCCGCTCGATCACGGTCGTCGCGGCACTCCCCAAGACCGCCAGTGGCAAGATCCTGCGCCGCGAGCTCCGGGCCTGAGGCACCTGGCCCGACCGGGCCAGTCGAAGATGGCTCGTTCGGGCCATGGGCCGGGGCGCGTCGATCCGGCAGGCTTTCCCCACGAGATCGCATCGCCGGGTGACCTCTCACCCGTAGTGGCGAACCGGGAGCTTCTGGGTTCGGACCCGAGACCGGACCACGAAGGAAGGCCCTGGAGACCATGTCTCCAGGGCCTTCGCTCCTGTCCCGGGCGGTGGTCGTGACGCACGGGGCCGCCTGCGGTCGACGCCCTCCCCGCTTGGATCCCGCACTGAGGAGAGGGATCCAGCTGGACCCCTCTCCCCAGCGGCGCGTCAGCGCGCCACGCGCGTGGCGGCGCGGACGGTGCGGGTGGCGGTGAGCAGGGTCGCGGCGACGGTGAGGGTGACGACCGCGCCACTGAGCACGGCGTACGTCGCGAGGTCGACGACGGGGAGCCCCGCCCCCAGCAGACCGGCGCTGACCCCCACGACGGCGGGCAGGACCGCGACGGTGCCGATGGTCCACGCCGCCAGGCCGGTCACCACCGCCTCGACACCGGTCATCAGGAGCAGCTGTCGGGCGGTCGCGCCGCTGCGGTGCAGCAGGCGCAGCTCGTCGCGGCGACCGGCGGTGAGGAGGACGAGGGCGTTGAGGGAGCCCAGGCCCACGAACAGCAGCAGGAACAGGGTCAACAGGGTCGACAGGTGCTGGGTGCCGGCGTCCGGGCTGCCGGCCGCGGCGGCGTACGCGGCGGTGGACGTCGTGCCGGCCACCTCGGCACCGCCGTCGGCCTCGACGAGCGCGAGGTGCACGGTCGGTGTCACCCCGTGGGCGGCCAGGGTCTGCGGGCCGACCAGCTCGCTGCCGACCCCGAGGCCGCGGTCGTAGACGGCGACGACCCGCAGCCCGACGTCGGTGCCCCCCAGGCGCACGTGGAGGGTGTCGCCGACGCCGGTCCCGGCCTCGAAGGCGGTGTCGGCGCTGACCGCGACGGTGTCGGGGTCCCCCAGGTCGGCCAGCGAGCCGTCGCTGACGTCGGGGTCGAACACCCGGTGATCGACGTCGGGCGGGACGGCGCGCAGGGTGGTCGACTCCCAGACCAGGGCGTCGGGGAGCTCGGTGTCGTCGTCGGTGCGCACCTGGGCGGGGGCGTCGGCGAGCGGGACGACGCCGGTGACGCCCGGCGCCGCCGACAGCGACTCGAGATCGGCGGGGCTGAGGCCGGTACCGGAGGAGGCCACGAGGTCGGTGCCGATCGCCGCGGCCAGCTGCTCGGTCGCGGCCTGCTGCACGGCCCGGTCGACGGTGCTCTGGGTCGTGCCGACCGCGAGCACCAGGGCGAGCGGGACGACGACGGTGGTCAGGCGTCGGGAGAAGCCGCGCAGGTTGCCGAGCGCGAGCCGGGTGGGTGCGCCCGTACGCCGGGGCACGGCGCGGGCGGCGCGGGTGAAGGTCCACTCGACCAGGACCGGACCGGCCAGGGCGGCCGCGCCGATGAGCAGGAACGCCGACGTGGCGGCCAGGGCGCCACCGGCCGTGCCCGGCACGACCAGCGGGGTGCCCGCGGCGGCCAGGCCGGCGAGCGCGGTGAGCCCGGCGGCGACCCGGCGTACGGCGCCCACCGGGGTGCGCTCGGCCGCGCTCTCGGCGATCGCCGCGGTCGGGGCGGCCCGGACGGTCTCGCGCGAGGCGAGCCTGCTGGCCACCAGGGCCGTGGGCACCACGAGCAGGACGGCACCCACGACCGGGAGGGGCGAGAGGGTCGAGGCGAAGCCCGGCCCCACCACGCCGGCCTCGCGCAGCACCGGGTCGAGCCACCGGGTCAGGACGAGTCCGGGGATCGCGCCCAGCGGTGCGGCCACGGCGCTCAGGAGCAGCAGCTCGGTCGAGACGAGGCGTCGTACCTGACCGCGGGTCGCCCCGACGGCCCGCAGCAAGGCGAACTCACGCCGCCGTCGGCGCAGCGCCAGGGTGGTGGTGGCCGCGACGACGATGACGACCAGGACGAGCGCGGTGCCGGCGAACGAGGACGCCAGGGTGACGAGCAGGCCGCCGCCGCCCGCGGGCTCGCGCAGCCCGGACTCGAGCAGGGCACCGGTCAGCGTCGTCAGGGTCGAGGCCAGGGCGATGACCAGGCCGGTCCCGACGGCGCCGGGCCAGTTGGCCCGCGCTCCGGCGACGGCCAGGCGCCGCAGGCCGCGCGGCGCGGGCGGCGCAGCAGGCGCAGGCGAGGGGGAGGGGGTCCGCGACGTCAGGACGGCGCTCATCGGCCGGCCGCCAGCACCCGGGCGGTGACCTGCTCGGCGGTGGGCGCGTCGAGCGCGTCCACCAGCAGGCCGTCGGCCAGCACGAGCACCTGCTCGGCGGCGGCGGCGACCCGGCTGTCGTGGGTGACGACGACCACCGTCTGTCCGAGGTCCCGGGCCGTGCTGCGCAGCAGCTCGAGGACCGCGGCACCGGTGGCCGAGTCGAGGGCGCCGGTCGGCTCGTCGGCGAAGACCACCGTGGGCCGGGTCACCAGGGCCCGGGCGATGGCCACGCGCTGGGCCTGGCCGCCGGACAGCTCGCCGGGGAGGCGGTCGAGCAGGTCGCCGAGGTCCATCCGGTGCACCAGGTGTGCCACCCAGGCCGGATCGGCCCGGCGGCCGGCGAGGACCAGCGGGAGCCCGACGTTGTCGCGCACGCTGAGGTGGCCGATCAGGTTGTAGGCCTGGAAGACGAAGCCGATGTGGTCGCGACGGAAGCGGGTCAGGTCGTCGTCGGGGAGCGAGCTGATGTCGTGGCCGCCCACGACGACCCTCCCGCTGGTGGGCCGGTCGAGCCCGGCGGCGCAGTGCAGCAGGGTCGACTTGCCCGACCCGGACTGCCCGACGACTGCGGTGAGCGACCCGGGCCTCAGGTCCAGGGAGATGCCGCGCAGGGCGGCAGTGGTCGCAGGTCCGCTGCGGTAGGTCTTGCGGACGTCGTGCAGGGCGATCGCGGTCCCGGTCAGGGGTACGGCGGGCGCGGGGTTCGTGACGGTCACGGGGTGCTCCCAGAGGGCTGGCGGTCGGGCGAGTGGTCACCCACGACGCTAGGAACGCAGCGCCGCCGCGACGAGCCGCTCGGGATGCAACTGCGGCGGTTGCACCTTTGGATGCAACCGACGCCGCGAGGCGCTGGAGCGCCTCAGCCGTCGACCTTGACCAGGCCGTTCTGGTAGGCCCACACCACGGCCTGCAGTCGCGACCTCACGCCGAGCTTGGGGAGCATCCGGGCCAGGTGGGACTTGATGGTCGACACCTCGAGCACGAGCGTGCGCGCGATGTCGTCGTTCGACATCCCCTGCGCGAGCAGCAACAGGATGTCGAGCTCACGCGGCGTCAACAGGTCCGTGGCGCGGGT
The Nocardioides plantarum genome window above contains:
- a CDS encoding cyclase family protein, translated to MSETTVEPAGEMTADEVRAYGESLGVHANWGRWGADDERGTLNLVTSDNVRRATAAARTGRAVSLGMPLDVAAPPYYPQGLDAAVRHEMVTAWGSNAGGPVQAASDQLHVQCHGLDNTHMDALCHIGLGGIGWNGRPFRSMVSMAGASSCDMLGAGPVVTRGVLVDVPRLRGIDHLPGGDPVTAEDLRAAAPDVRPGDALLIRTGRARAVAGSVNAAAAEGRTAEQKYGPIAGLHHSAMSIVADLDCGLLGTDGSGDTFPGVDEHRLPIHVLSLVHLGLHLLHNLALEELADALAERGGHDFLIAATPLPLPGGTGSPIAPVAVL
- a CDS encoding FAD-dependent oxidoreductase; translation: MTGEQRGRDDYDVVCVGGGLGGLAAALRAHDLGARVLVLERSTMVGGVAAYSGGFCWVGANHLDDAGDTLEATERYLDHVQGADRPVDRERRRTYLESAVEATRWFSEAGVPFSLIRGAADLYEPGPGSTSQGRLVECVVPGAELGAWREHLRPSVYYRTGVSRDEIYHVLAGDVDAKLALLAEREHDDLLTHGVGLAAGFVREVLVRRGVECRLEHRVTELVREDGRVTGVVAEGPDGPVRIRARRGVVLAVGGYGNAPDAAELEDVPELIEAAPPVVAGDGLTLGQDVGAAVVRGADPFVVLGARFEERTHPGSDEPLYSQLLENLGFPHSMIVNRDGHRFGDESYYGALIRGLRTYDSRRKQWANFPCWLVLDDTFRRQYPLGPYPPGADYPDEVLRFETLEQLAEGIGVDAAGLAGTVATYNVAARTGEDLEFARGSLPFARQAYGDPRYPNPNLGAVETAPFYALPLHVLGVGLSSLGLAIDSSARVLRRDGTPVAGLYATGNAAATRELKGYVTGLANTRNYTYAWRAATDMLAGP
- a CDS encoding isocitrate lyase/PEP mutase family protein, which produces MARLSLPELLAQDGVIHAPGVWDGLSARLADQAGFSAVCASGFAIAAGLGMPDAEVFTATEGVNAVRMIHEATDLPIIADIDTGYGNAINAGRTAASMRRAGVSAVFMEDQVSPKRCPICVGDPVELTPLVEAAGKVRAAKDGLGSDALLIARTDAVGDEALKRAEAYVAAGADLIMPVSKTFSSLEEWQRCHELTGVPLVASLTAWTWVEREFTNEAMEQAGIKVAMVATHGILAAATAIRDSFTRLAAGEPLPDVSGRYMEHEDFVQMIGFPEMEERQRTYLPAAEEI
- a CDS encoding 3-isopropylmalate dehydratase large subunit, encoding MGSTITEKILARAGGLDSVVPAQNAPFRPDYMIAYDYPGYTDVMFRQMKEDFGIERVKDPERYVLFIDHMTTRANERELQMHNVTRDWGRLNGVEVHEGVGIGHQVAAELGYAAPGNFLVHFDGHVSGLGAFGALGWGVRKDLLEAWVTGAVYLDVPASTRFHLEGSFSEGVDNRDLLHHIIATYGADACAHQVMEYAGPGAEAMSIDRRQGLCAMAMFTGAVSAIFNPDELSLEYSRRVARDEFEPVYSDPDATYTATHDVDLSALSPQVVLPGSAKSGNTRPIEDLVGTRLQHAYIGSCASGRIEEIRAAAEILQGKKVAEGVRFNVVPTSKKIYDQAEAEGLLDILTEAGAQVAQASCDFCVGYASPLEPGDNAISTGVLNISGRMGSTDASIYMGSAYTVAASALTGVITDPREVMS
- a CDS encoding 3-isopropylmalate dehydratase encodes the protein MKVQDVFEGRVAWKFGDDFDIDLVIGVTNIKYYDPDKLRSVLMQAYDPAFVDDVRPGDVIVGGRNFGYGHPHYPAMIAMRNAGVVAVVAESYAPGFWRGELYQGMPLVTVPGISEAVERWDDVAVDWKNATVRVGRTGQVLQGTPPSPHAIDVIEAGGGLNLLRAQYGTGSSTVPPAAAAVPHPTSERVT
- a CDS encoding organic hydroperoxide resistance protein gives rise to the protein MVTELDKVVYTATASATGGRAGHARSDDGHLDLDLRVPEAMGGPGGATNPEQLFAAGYAACFQGALGVAGRRQGVDTSGSLVTASVSIGPVGEAFGLAVSLDIEIPGVDEETCQALADAAHEVCPYSNATRGNIVVDVRARVVS
- a CDS encoding AMP-binding protein codes for the protein MTTYADRPWRALYREGQPVEVEPEFPHLLAMWADAVRRAPDQDAIRYFDATLSVAELDAASDALAAALQERGFTTGDRLAIYSQNDPAFVIAMLATWKAGGVAVSVNPMYKERELAHVLADSGARALVCLDEVHPVAVAALAAGSGVDVVITFSGRDFQTRDDERVLDPVGVPPADGAENLLGLLARYAGQRPGPVAPPGPDSEAFLVYTSGTTGDPKGARLTHANFVVNARNYREWMQLGPDDAILATAPLFHITGLVGHGVLSLLLPAPLVLGHRFHPGVMVDAIREHRPVFTVGAITAFSALAAVPGVGPDDFASLTKIYSGGAPVAPAVADRLETVLGGYVHNAYGLTETSSITHIVPPGRRAPVDPVSGALSIGVPIASVRSRIVDDAGADVAVGELGELLIAGPQVAHGYWNRPDVSAEAFPGGELRTGDVCFMDDEGWFYLVDRKKDMIIASGYKVWPREVEDVLCSHEAVHEAAVVGVPDDYRGETVTAFVSLVEGASLAETELIDFCRDRMAAYKYPRSITVVAALPKTASGKILRRELRA
- a CDS encoding FtsX-like permease family protein, which encodes MSAVLTSRTPSPSPAPAAPPAPRGLRRLAVAGARANWPGAVGTGLVIALASTLTTLTGALLESGLREPAGGGGLLVTLASSFAGTALVLVVIVVAATTTLALRRRRREFALLRAVGATRGQVRRLVSTELLLLSAVAAPLGAIPGLVLTRWLDPVLREAGVVGPGFASTLSPLPVVGAVLLVVPTALVASRLASRETVRAAPTAAIAESAAERTPVGAVRRVAAGLTALAGLAAAGTPLVVPGTAGGALAATSAFLLIGAAALAGPVLVEWTFTRAARAVPRRTGAPTRLALGNLRGFSRRLTTVVVPLALVLAVGTTQSTVDRAVQQAATEQLAAAIGTDLVASSGTGLSPADLESLSAAPGVTGVVPLADAPAQVRTDDDTELPDALVWESTTLRAVPPDVDHRVFDPDVSDGSLADLGDPDTVAVSADTAFEAGTGVGDTLHVRLGGTDVGLRVVAVYDRGLGVGSELVGPQTLAAHGVTPTVHLALVEADGGAEVAGTTSTAAYAAAAGSPDAGTQHLSTLLTLFLLLFVGLGSLNALVLLTAGRRDELRLLHRSGATARQLLLMTGVEAVVTGLAAWTIGTVAVLPAVVGVSAGLLGAGLPVVDLATYAVLSGAVVTLTVAATLLTATRTVRAATRVAR
- a CDS encoding ABC transporter ATP-binding protein, translating into MTVTNPAPAVPLTGTAIALHDVRKTYRSGPATTAALRGISLDLRPGSLTAVVGQSGSGKSTLLHCAAGLDRPTSGRVVVGGHDISSLPDDDLTRFRRDHIGFVFQAYNLIGHLSVRDNVGLPLVLAGRRADPAWVAHLVHRMDLGDLLDRLPGELSGGQAQRVAIARALVTRPTVVFADEPTGALDSATGAAVLELLRSTARDLGQTVVVVTHDSRVAAAAEQVLVLADGLLVDALDAPTAEQVTARVLAAGR